The Dreissena polymorpha isolate Duluth1 chromosome 8, UMN_Dpol_1.0, whole genome shotgun sequence genome includes the window TAAGGATCAGCTGGCATAACGATGATGTATCATCCAACATTCTTAAGATGTTCAGCAAAACAACCGACCACGACGTAAATGACGTTTGTTACTTTATATTTGCTTTTTTCAGTTATGTCGCAAACCCCTCGGCCGCTTTTTGTCATTTGATGTCAAAAGGAGCCTTTTTTCGGGCAAGCGTCATGCAGAGCAGATGAAAGATGCCGACGACTCACCCGCAACCAAGCGCCTACGTGAGGCGGAAATCGCtataaataacatttgtttgaaggtatgtttgttgtttttcaaacacGCGTAAACGTATATTGCGTTTATTTTGAGTAGCcgattaaatattttgtaattacaaatAGTGCTGGAAAAGAAGAAAGATTGTTTAAAAGACTCTTCCATATcttaatttaacaatattttaaaatacatgtacatgtaattacatAGGGAAATATTGTGAATACCCCTTAGCAGGTGTCTGTAGCATAGACAAATCCAAGACGTGTTGAACGATCATTGCAAACAGTTAATACTCATTCATTGTTTCAGTCGAGTTCACCCGCCCTTTCCCAGAAGGATGACTGCATCAAGGCCATGGTCCAAAAGCTGTCTACCGACGCCGACTTGATCGCCGACGGCTCGAGACCTTACATTCTGCCGACGGTGGTCGGGAAACACAAGGATCTAAAGGCCATCTCTCCAGATACGGTAAGGATCTTATCCAGCAGTTGAGATGAAATCACATCTAGAGCTCTGCTAAATGCTATCAATGCAGCATCAACACTTTGTGAGGAATTGCAACCAGTGGCGTCCGATAGCTTTGGCTAGCAGATTTCGATAACGTTTCTATATTAACCTGAGATGCATTTTCATTTATTTCCAATAAATGCGTGTTATCTGCGGATAGTATCAACAACCCATAATTACTGATTTGAGATGCAAAGATTATGTGAGTTGGTTAAGTGAACCACCTTAAGCGTTGGGTATCTCTATATATTAGATGATATATATCATCGAGATGTATCTCTTCATTAAAATAATACGGTATTGCTCCGTTATCTTTAGGCATCGATATTATTCATCAGATGAGCCACAGATAACCACAGTGCACATTAAGTTCTCATCGTCCACCGCGCTCTGGGGTTTCTGGCAAGATTATATATTTTTCGAATACCCGGGAAGTCGGGGTAAATTTCACCTACTGTGGCTCAAAATATATCCCGCCCCATCTGAAACGATCGAGTTGCATCCAAATTACTCAATCTGCACCGGTTCTTTTTAGATGTCCGCAGTGTTGCTCGGTTGCTATGATGCCGAGATTGATGACGTCACAGTTATTGACTGCCGTTACCCCTACGAGTTCGAGGGCGGACACATTCAGGTAGCTTACACCATCAGATTTGAGTTTTAAGAATTGGTACGATCTCTCAATTTacagtttttattattatcattattattattattattattattattattattattattattattattattattattattattttacactgAGTATATATTTTGTCATTTAAGGGTGCATTAAATCTGTACACTCGCGAGATGGTTCGAGATTTCCTCGTGTCAAGAGCACAGAACCACGTGTCTTCCACGCGTCACGTGCTGATCTTCCATTGCGAGTTCTCATCAGAGAGGGGACCTAAGATGTAGGGAATGTTTTTGTACACGGTGGTTTTTTTTGTATGAAATTACTAGAATCGAGATTACAGTTTTCCTCGTagtaaataaatttttattcaaCTTAAAGTAAACGTAATTAGTTTGAATATATTTGTCGTATAGATAAACACTTAAAATCATCAACCGCTATATAGTTTAACGATTatgattttgaaacaaaatcattttaaattctTCGTGACATGGCTCTTACGAAATATTTCTACATTAATTACAGGTACCGCCATTTACGAAGCGAGGACCGCGACATGAACTCGGACGTGTATCCTCATCTTCATTTCCCGGAAGTTTACCTGCTCGAGGGCGGCTACAAGGCCTTCTTTCTCACGCACGTCGTAAGTAGAGCATATGTCTTCCCGGCAATAATACTATTGTAAATGTTTATTGCCGCCTTCTGTTCGGGTGTCCACACGCCACAATAATGCATCTGTCGAATTGAGCATTACATAATATGATACTTGAAGGGACACATCATCATGGGACACGAAATAGAAGTAACAATTGAATTGATGACCTCCAATATGAAAATCAATATTAACCGATATTAACCGATATCAGAATATAAATGTCAACGCATGAATTTTCACAACTTTAAgttcttttttttcagaaaaaatatattgtatgcttttttttcgttttactttATACGCTTTTTTTTTTCGAATTTCCAGAGTCAGTGTGAGCCGCAGGCGTACAAGCCCATGCTCCACAAGGACCACGCGGACGACCTACGTCACTTCCGGGGCAAGTCCAAGTCCTGGACCGCTGGGGAGAGGCCGAGTTGTACACGAACAAGTCTGAGATTCTAGAAGGACGGGAAAAAGTCTTATTGCCCATTACCGAAATGACCAAATCGTTTCGATACTAGTGTTTGAAATACCAAAGACATAGCGCGGAAGCTTTTTAACTCGGTGAATTGTTGGTCCAAGGCCGCATTAAACTTTGACTTATCTGTGATAGCTTGCAATGATATGTCTTTTGAATCCATCTTTATTGCTTGCGTGTTTATGCcgtttttatttttgcatttaaatctGCACATATATTATGTTACGTCACTTATTTATGTTCGTTCTGTTATGTTGTGTCAAAATGTATGCCTTTCTTTCATTCTTGTATTTTCCTTGTATTCCCAAATTCTCGTGTTTTCTGTATCTTTCTGTCCTTTTCTACCTTTTTATGATCATGAATctctgtaatatatattttttatgtttttagagagtgcttcacaaataataaaatgtttatttatgctttatacttgtttatgtttttcatttCTGCAAGAAATGCGTatgcaaaccaacaaacacaACTGATATACTGTTGTAATGACatgaattatattatttatgtgtCATGTGTGTATGCTAAACTGACAATTTAACATGATTAACCATATGTGGTAATTTGCggatgagtcgtgttctgagaaaactgggcataatgcatgtgcgtaaagtgtcgtcccagattatcctgtgcagtccgcacaggctaatcagggacgacactttccgcctaaattggatttttgccaagaagagacttcatttaaacggaaGATGtgatagaagcggaaagtgtcgtccctgattagcctgtgcggattgcgcaggctaatatgggtcgacacttaacgcacatgcataatgcccagtattctaagaacgcgactcaaattataATGACATGCGTTAACCATAACGACAGCGTCGTTGGTGTTGATGACGTTGGTGTTGATGATGACGTTGGTGTTGATAATGACGTTGGTGTTGATGATGGCGTTGGTTTTGATGATGACATTGGTGTTGATGATGACGTTGGTGTTGATGATGACATTGGTGTTGATGATGACGTTGGTGTTGATGATGACATTGGTGTTGATGATGACGTTGGTGTTGATGATGACGTTGGTGTTGATGATGACGTTGGTGTTGATGATGGCGTTGGTCTTGATGATGACGTTGGTGTTGATGATGACGTTGGTGTTGATGATGACGTTGGTGTTGATGATGACGTTGGTGTTGATGATGACATTGGTGTTGATTATGACGTTGTGTTGATGATGacgttgttgttgatgatgacgttgttgttgatgatgacgtTGGTGTTGATGATGACGTTTTTGGTGATTATGaagttgttgttgatgatgacgtTGGTGTTGATGATGACGTTGGGGTTGATGATGacgttgttgttgatgatgacgtTGGTGTTGATTATGACGTTGGTGTTGATGATGacgttgttgttaatgatgacgtTGGTGTTGATGATAACGTTGGTGTTGATGATGGCGTTGGTGTTGATGATGACGTTGGTGTTGATGATGACGTTGGTGTTGATGATGGCGTTGGTGTTGATGATGACGTTGGTGTTGATGATGACGTTGGTGTTGATGATGacgttgttgttaatgatgacgtTGGTGTTCATGATGacgttgatgttgatgatggcgTTGGTGTTGATGATGACGTTGGTGTTGATGATGACGTTGGTGTTGATGATGACGTTGGTGTTGATGATGACGTTGGTTTTGATGATCACGTTGGTGTTGATAATGACTTTGGTGTTGATGGTGACGATGCTGATAACGATTTAAGCATCTTAGGCTGATGTTGTTTAACAAACATGACTGTCTTAAATCGCTATCGGCCGCTCCCAGACCGCTGTTTTGTGTCCGTCTGTGATTGTCGCATGCCCAAACATCTTTATCTGAAAAATGCTTGATTTCTTACCAGTAATTCAATTTTTAAATGCACGTAAATTGCACGGATATATACGGGCGGGAATATGtccgtttaaatcaaatatagcAGGGTGGTATATGTCTTACATGACCAGTGGCCGATATTCGCTGTCCCTGCacgtgattaacccatttatgccttgtggactctcccatcctttaaaattggatcaatttatatccaaaataagggatgtctagtaattgtttttctatatttagaatatttcttatagaaattcctttaagcaaacagcaaagacccagatgagacgccgcatcatgcagcgtctcatctgggtctacgctgttttccaatgccttttttctagacgcaaggcatagaTGGGTTAAGCTGTCATACTGTCGGAAATGAAGGTCGCATATCAAGAAACAAAAGATACTGTTTGTATTGTGGTAATCGCGATATAGAAGACGTTTACTTTTTATACGTATTTTCCCATGTTACATTACCATAAGGCAAACATTTCTCGATAAAGATTTTACGTTAGACCTTCAGTATACACATGTAAAGACAAGGATGGGATCTAGTAACgcatatgtttttaaaaaatgtttcaagcTATATAAAATATGCACTATATATCAGACAATATGTCACcatgtaatgcatgtacataactCTCCCTGTGTTTGTTAGTTACGTAGCCTGTATACTGTGTTGGAATcaatttttgcatgtttttttctgataaaaACATCCTCTGTTTAATTGTATTAAGCGACATTATTTTCTAGATTATGACTCTGTACTGATCACGAATAAAACGCTTGTCTtgtcaacaacagcaacaactatACGATTACAAACACGGTAACAAATTTAGTACTTACACCGGTAAATATTTTTAGATTAATCATAGCAAATTTTAGCTGTTAGTACTATTACAATACCATATTCCGCATGATTGTAAGAAGAATCAATTAAGAAAGTAGAACATAAACAATAATGATGACATCCGAATTGTGTGTGGTATAAACCTGACAAATGAGCGTATTTTAAAACGAGGAGAAGAATGAAAACGTTACTAAATGCACACTTCGCAATCTACGATAGGTTATACAGAATCGTCAACTAGGACAGTTAATTATCGGAAGTGTTGATACGATTGATATACTGTACAATTTAGggaaataactaaataaattttACATATAATATTCTACTTTAACGTGTTTGATCAATACAATTTCAGGTAAACATCGGCATCAAATtccatatgtacatgtatgcatatattaCGGAAAGCACTATGAATTCtaaaatgtctatttttgtgtgtatttaaaaaaaataatcacagaacgtttttttatgaGGTTGAGTTCATATAATTGTGATGTGGCGTGGAGACATATATTAatgatttatgtatatatttttactaTGACATACGCGTAAGCATAGATATTTATATGAGCGTAATGATTACTGAGATTCGGTGAAGTACAAAAATGTACCCATCAGTGACATTTCATTGTTCTGAGTAGATTGCATATAAAATGTAGATATTTTAATGGCTTTTGCATAGAGCAAATCAGTCTCAGTAAGTTACTTTGAAGAAGCAGAATGTTCTGATCGCATTCAAGCGCTGAAATATCACGTGTATATTTTCTCCGTGACTCCGTGATCTGTGCACGGAAGGGCACACCAATTACATATTTGCAAGGCGCACGGGTTCCCGTAATTCGTTATAGCACCAAAATGGTCAGCGATATGCTTTagagaaaatgtttgttttaacacAGTTTTCTGCTCGATTCTATCAGTCTTACGCACAAATAATATTCTGTACAGATGAATATGCAGATGACGATAACAATGGAATGctaacataaatatatttcagATGCAATAAATTCATTGTTTGAATGAGAGTAATGTACACATATGAATAACCCTTCAGTATCGCTATCCTCGAAATTCGTTCCTTAGTTACATTGATTAGAATAAGTGTCAATTTTGTAAAtggaataacaaataaaaaatcgcGTAAGAAGTTATTatgttgttctttatttaatatgttattataaagatataaagaaaaaataatagaAATGAAAAAACACACTTATATTTTCGTGTGTACATACATAAAGAACTAAATATGAACAAAACACGAAAATAAGCAGATATGTGCAATTATATACAAagttacatgtatataagtaaataataattatccACAACACACATCGGTGCCAAAAACTATCTCGGGGTCAACACTTTGCAGGGCCATTGGTATGTATACTATATATTGTTTTCCATGATTGCTTAATTGAAGTTAAAGAATCGACAAACTGCCAGTAAGTAAGTTAATTAGTCAACTAATTAATCTGAATCGTATTGATTGGCTCTTTTTGATCGGCATGCTGTTAACAAATTAGGTACATTACAATGTCGTCTTTTTATAGGTGTTAACCTTTGATCACCATATACTATGTTGTAATAATATGTATAAAAACGTAGGAACCAATTTCCGCTATGTCAAAATTATGTAAGAGCGAATGTCCGCTATGTCAAAATTAATGTAGGAACGAATGTACGGGCTTCCTAAATAATGTAAGAACcaatgtccgggttgtcaaaataacataGGAAAGAGTGCCCGTTTTGTCAAAACTACATATGAACGACTAGAATGGTGACCTTACGTACGCTGACTATGATCTCGATTAGAATGGTGACCTTACGTACGCTGACTATGATCACGACCAGAATGGTGACCTTACGTACGCTGACTATGATCACGACCAGAATGGTGACCTTACGTACGCTGACTATGATCTCGACTAGAATGGTGACCTTACGTACGCTGACTATGATCTCGACTAGAATGGTGACCTTACGTACGCTGACTATGATCTCGACTAGAATGGTGACCTTACATACGCTGACTATGATCACGACTAGAATGGTGACCTTACGTACGCTGACTATGATCTCGACTAGAATGGTGACCTTACGTACGCTGACTATGATCTCGACTAGAATGGTGACCTTACGTACGCTGACTATGATCTCGACTAGAATGGTGACCTTACGTACGCTGACTATGATCACGACCAGAATGGTGACCTTACGTACGCTGACTATGATCACGACTAGAATGGTGACCTTACGTACGCTGACTATGATCACGACTAGAATGGTGACCTTACGTACGCTGACTATGATCACGACCAGAATGGTGACCTTACGTACGCTGACTATGATCTCGACTAGAATGGTGACCTTACATACGCTGACTATGATCACGACTAGAATGGTGACCTTACGTACGCTGACTATGATCACGACTAGAATGGTGACCTTACATAGGCTGACTATGATCACGACCAGAATGGTGACCATACGTACGCTGACTATGATCACGACTATAATGGTGACCTTACGTACACTGACTATGATCACGACTAGAATGGTGACCTTACGTACGCTGACTATGATCACGACTAGAATGGTGACCTTACGTACGCTGGCTATGATCACGACCAGAATGGTGACCTTACGTACGCTGACTATGATCACGATTAGAATGGTGACCTTACGTACGCTGACTATGATCACGACTAGAATGGTGACCATACGTACGCTGACTATGATCACGACCAGAATGGTAACCATACGTACGCTGACTATGATCACGACTAGAATGGTGACCTTACCTACGCTGACTATGATCTCGACTAGAATGGTGACCATACGTACGCTGACTATGATCACGACTAGAATGATGACCTTACATACGCTGACTATGATCTCGACTAGAATGGTGACCTTACGTACGCTGACTATGATCACGACTAGAATGGTGACCATGCGTACGCTGACTATGATCTCGACTAGAATGGTGACCATACGTACGCTGACTATGATCACGACTAGAATGATGACCTTACATACGCTGACTATGATCACGATTAGAATGGTGACCTTACGTACGCTGACTATGATCACGACTAGAATGGTGACCTTACGTACGCTGACTATGATCACGACTAGAATGGTGACCATACGTACGCTGACTATGATCACGACTAGAATGGTGACCATACATACGCTGACTATGATCACGACTAGAATGGTGACCTTACGTACGCTGAGTTTTGgttttttatttattggtgtTGTTGTTATGGACGTTTGCGAAAAAGTTGACGACGAAGAACATGATAGTTGTATAAATACAAAATGCATAGCTCTTTGGTGTATTGCTGGATTTGGTAATGTAGGTAATCATGCGTGccgtgaaatacaattttatcgATTATTGGTGATGTATACATCATTATTGTACGAACCTTTTCGACTATTGAatatttattaacccatttatgcctagcgtctagaaataggctttggcaaacagcttagacccagatgaaacgccgcatgatgcttataggaatttctgtaagaaatattctaaatatcgaaattaatatactagaggtacctaattttggaaataaattgatccaatttagaagaatgggagagtccactaggcataaatgggtgaataAGAAGCTAAGGATACATGCAAACTCCTAGATGCTGCTAATACTGCTAATTCAGCATCTGCTGCTGATATACATTTGTGTAACAAACAAACTGTCACGAATCCACATCGGCGTCTCCTCAGGGCCGCTATCTGGTGTCCGTCTGTGTTTGTCACAGGCCGCAACGTCTTTATCTCGCACGTGCGTAATTGCTTCATTAACTTTTTAATTACGCGTAAATGCATGTTTGATGATACAATTTGAAAAGGAGACCGCTCTTTGACCCTAACGGTCATTAAAACCAATTATTTGATTACGCCTTTTGTTGCGGGTTCATAAACGGTACAAACTGTAAATTGCTTCATGTTGAACACATTTCAAATTGCTGTCAATATCACGGATTAGATTAATCCACCTTTATTCTCAAGTAGCTTCCAATGGTGTCTTCGTCTGCCTTATATATAGCTTTCACCGTGTGCATGATCAATTGTTGTGTATGTTTTGTCGTGTAAACATATTCAAGAGTGAATATCGTCTTGTTTTTCATAGTGACTTTTATCATAGTGTGTTATTTGTGATATATTGAACTGGATTTAATAGACGTGTTTCAAACAAGATGATGTAAGTAATATATATTGTGTGGTATATGATATCTGGTAGACTCTCTATAGTTGACTATGCTGGTACACGATCCGTAAGTTTGGTTTTCGCTACCACCCAAAATGCTTCCTTTCCTTATTTGTACCTGGGTTATATGTATGGACGTAAGcaacttaaaattatttaatCAGTATATTGTATTACGTGTATTCGGCTCCCACTTACTAAAAAATGTTAATGctatttttgtgttttatttatttggaatCTGAAGATACTATTGCAAAGATCGAATGCTGCACAAAATGCACGTGTTCCAATTACAATTAACGACACCAAGTATGAACGAGACCAAGTACGTTAACTTCCACTTTGTGTTATTGAGAGGGATAATGGTAAACAGGACGTCAGCAATCCTAATGCAGGTGTCGATAGTAACCGCATGCGCGTTGGGAAAGATTCATAGCATTGCTTTCTTAGCTCTGTTCTTTTCCATTGcaataatatattatgtacatGTTTTCTGCTTTTGTACACGTTCTTCGTAAAATAAAGAGTATTCATTAAGCagtattaattaattttttttatgtaccGAAAACGCTCCTGGCCAACAATAAACATATTACaaactatatatttaaaaattaaagtgaatTGTTTTACTGATgataaaccctttgcatgctgggaaatttgtcgtctgctaaaatgtcgtcagttgaatttctaaaattagcattttcttcgattatttttcaaagaatactatcagaatagcaaacagtttggatcctgatgagacgccacgttctgtggcgtctcatctggatccaaactgtttgcaaaggtcttaaaaattcggttcccacactgaaagcGTTAAATGCTAGTTAAGTATTTCAAATTATgcttatataatttcaaaaaaaatgtacacaaagTCAAATGCAAATAGGATGGATATAGAACcgattgtttatttacattgcaatTAAACGTATTTTTCATTGCCATTTCAATTTTATTAGTGTGAATTTGAAATGCGCTTGACATAAGGTCAATACAAAGATATAATTACTAAACGGAAAATTGAAACGCTTTCTGATAACCTGTCTGCCTTGACAATTAACAAGATTTTTGACAGTATACAAGTTGACGGAAGCATGATAACGTCGATCAATTCTTGTGGCCCTTTTTACCACGATAAAACAAGGGTCAGTAGCAGAGCCCCTAGCAATAAAAAACTATGGGAAATTAGCGAGCTATAAATGCATGTCACCTTGCGTTTTTATTTTTACGCCTAATAAACTGTCAATTATAAATTTGCCATAGATTCTTTCGCCCGTTGCGAAGTCATTATTTATGCAAAACGATCACGACCATTTGATGTCATTAGAGAATAAACCTAAAACCTGTAATTGTTTGGTGCAATTAAAACACACAACCTTATTTGTCGATTcttatacactttatttaaattGTACAAGTATTAGTTTAATATGTTGTTTCCGTTCACAATCCTTTTAGAATATCAATATAACTGGGAGCATAAATACCCAACGTAATAATTTCTTACcaaactttaaataaagattACTTTTTGATCTGACGTTAACACGACTATTCAGAATACCATAAGTAAGGTTGTTTTCCGCGGTATCTTTAAAAAAGTGAATTTAgatttacaatttataaattCTTTTATTACGATGAATATCAGCGATTATTGTTAAAACGACACAACTGGAATTCTGAATTTAGCGAAATTgtattgtcagttgtttgattctATTTAATTGCATTATAACACGTGACCTCGATTATGATACATTTGCATATAAAGGTTACTTGAGTCGCGAATTCCgggattattttttaagaaataaattggTGTACAATAAACACCGTATTAAAGCGCGAGAaagatttttgtaaaataaaggtaATGCGGAAGTGGCTTTTGGGC containing:
- the LOC127842036 gene encoding M-phase inducer phosphatase-like translates to MITEVCSGSRQAKTISEMLRFTPAKTSPADDIDSIITPPLKGGHWSLSDSAQSTSDTPCTASGLDGSFTELCRKPLGRFLSFDVKRSLFSGKRHAEQMKDADDSPATKRLREAEIAINNICLKSSSPALSQKDDCIKAMVQKLSTDADLIADGSRPYILPTVVGKHKDLKAISPDTMSAVLLGCYDAEIDDVTVIDCRYPYEFEGGHIQGALNLYTREMVRDFLVSRAQNHVSSTRHVLIFHCEFSSERGPKMYRHLRSEDRDMNSDVYPHLHFPEVYLLEGGYKAFFLTHVSQCEPQAYKPMLHKDHADDLRHFRGKSKSWTAGERPSCTRTSLRF